The following proteins come from a genomic window of Maribacter sp. HTCC2170:
- the sufC gene encoding Fe-S cluster assembly ATPase SufC: protein MLKISNLHAGIEDNDILKGINLEVNAGEVHAIMGPNGSGKSTLAAVIAGKEEYEVTKGNVVLDGEDLEDDAPEERAHKGIFLSFQYPVEIPGVSVTNFMKTAINESRKAKGLEDMPANQMLKLIREKSELLEIDRKFLSRSLNEGFSGGEKKRNEIFQMAMLEPKLAILDETDSGLDIDALRIVANGVNKLKSKDNAVIVITHYQRLLDYIVPDFVHVLHEGKIVKSGTKELAHELEEKGYDWIKQEAAV from the coding sequence ATGTTAAAGATTAGCAACCTGCACGCAGGTATAGAAGATAACGATATACTAAAAGGGATAAACCTTGAGGTTAATGCGGGAGAAGTACATGCGATTATGGGGCCAAATGGCTCAGGTAAAAGTACTTTGGCTGCAGTTATTGCCGGTAAAGAAGAATATGAGGTTACAAAAGGAAACGTTGTTTTGGACGGCGAGGATCTTGAAGATGATGCTCCAGAGGAAAGAGCGCACAAAGGTATTTTTCTTTCCTTCCAATATCCTGTTGAAATCCCAGGAGTTTCTGTTACCAATTTTATGAAAACGGCTATCAACGAATCTAGAAAAGCCAAAGGTCTTGAGGATATGCCTGCCAATCAAATGTTGAAGTTGATTCGCGAAAAATCTGAATTATTGGAAATTGACCGAAAATTTTTATCGCGTTCACTGAATGAAGGGTTTTCCGGTGGTGAAAAGAAAAGAAATGAGATATTTCAAATGGCCATGCTAGAACCTAAGTTGGCGATTTTGGATGAAACTGATTCTGGTCTTGATATTGATGCTTTGCGTATTGTTGCCAATGGGGTGAACAAATTGAAAAGCAAGGACAATGCAGTCATCGTTATCACACATTATCAGAGATTATTGGATTATATAGTACCAGATTTTGTTCATGTCTTGCATGAAGGTAAAATCGTGAAATCAGGTACTAAAGAGTTGGCACATGAATTAGAGGAAAAAGGGTACGACTGGATCAAACAAGAGGCAGCAGTATAA
- a CDS encoding choice-of-anchor B family protein, producing the protein MIKNRFYALVFALMLVFGCSSDDGNSDTDLLDDEQTAVFTPCENGMADIYPCNGYDLLGRISLSNFSASKGNDIWGWTDPTTNKEYALLGLDNGTAFVDITDTENLVYLGKLPSATSSSSWRDIKVYQNHAYIVSEADGHGMQVFDLTRLRNTTDAPQVFEDDGLYTGFGNAHNVVINEETGFAYPVGTARDDAFNGGVHFLDLQNPKNPISAGGYGVNGYSHDAQVVIYNGPDTDYAGAEIFIGANENQVAIVDITDKDNPVEISTFGYSNLAYTHQGWFTEDQRYLILGDELDEVNFGFDSRTLVFDLTDLDSPVLHTTYSGQTTAIDHNGYVKEDQYFLANYRAGMRVLDISDIANKNIAEESFFDTFPSSNSAGFDGVWSIYPYFESGKIIVSDINSGLFVIKKSE; encoded by the coding sequence ATGATTAAGAATAGGTTCTACGCACTTGTATTTGCCCTAATGCTAGTTTTTGGCTGCTCAAGCGATGATGGCAATTCTGATACTGATTTATTGGATGATGAACAAACAGCTGTGTTTACACCATGTGAAAACGGCATGGCAGACATTTACCCTTGTAACGGTTACGATTTACTGGGAAGAATATCGCTATCTAATTTTTCGGCATCCAAAGGAAACGATATTTGGGGATGGACAGACCCTACAACAAATAAAGAATACGCCCTATTGGGTTTGGATAACGGAACGGCCTTTGTTGATATAACCGATACAGAAAACCTTGTGTACCTAGGCAAATTACCATCAGCAACAAGTTCTAGTTCTTGGCGAGATATTAAGGTTTATCAAAATCACGCCTATATTGTTTCTGAAGCTGATGGCCATGGCATGCAGGTTTTTGACCTGACCCGTTTACGTAATACAACCGATGCTCCCCAAGTTTTTGAAGATGATGGTCTTTATACAGGTTTTGGTAATGCCCATAATGTGGTAATTAATGAAGAAACAGGTTTTGCCTATCCCGTAGGAACAGCAAGGGATGATGCATTTAATGGTGGTGTTCATTTTTTAGATTTACAGAATCCAAAAAACCCTATATCCGCTGGCGGTTATGGCGTTAATGGTTATTCCCACGATGCTCAAGTCGTTATATACAATGGCCCAGATACTGATTATGCGGGCGCCGAGATTTTTATAGGAGCGAATGAAAATCAAGTGGCCATAGTAGATATAACCGATAAGGATAATCCTGTTGAGATATCAACATTCGGATACTCTAATTTGGCATATACACATCAAGGATGGTTTACAGAGGATCAGCGGTATTTAATTCTTGGGGATGAACTGGATGAGGTTAATTTTGGATTTGATTCACGAACGCTGGTTTTTGACCTAACTGATTTGGACAGTCCTGTTTTGCACACTACATATTCTGGGCAAACAACGGCTATTGATCATAATGGCTACGTAAAAGAGGATCAGTATTTCTTGGCAAACTATAGAGCCGGAATGAGAGTGTTGGATATTTCTGATATCGCAAATAAAAATATTGCAGAAGAAAGCTTCTTCGATACTTTTCCTTCGAGTAATAGTGCTGGTTTTGATGGGGTGTGGAGTATTTATCCCTATTTTGAAAGTGGAAAAATCATAGTGAGCGATATTAACTCTGGGTTGTTTGTGATTAAAAAATCAGAATAA
- a CDS encoding aminotransferase class V-fold PLP-dependent enzyme: MEMSSINPKLIREDFPILNREVNGKPLIYLDNAATSQTPQQVIDTIVGYYSNYNANIHRGVHTLSQEATDKYEQARIKIQRHFNAAESHEIIFTSGTTHSINLIANGFTSLLKKGDELIVSAMEHHSNIVPWQMLCERTGAVLKVIPMNEDGELVMNEYYSLLSDKTKLVFCNHVSNALGTVNPIKEIIDRAHEVGAAVLIDGAQAAPHIQADVQELNVDFYTVSAHKMCGPTGVGILYGKEKWLNKLPPYQGGGEMIAEVTFEKTTYADLPHKFEAGTPNICGGIAFGAALDYMNSIGISKIAAYENELLQYASERLLSIDGLRIYGTSKNKTSVISFNIEGIHPYDIGSILDKLGVAVRTGHHCAQPIMDFYKIPGTVRASFSFYNTMEEIDVLVESIKRAKSMLQ; this comes from the coding sequence ATGGAGATGAGTTCTATCAATCCAAAATTAATACGAGAAGATTTCCCAATCCTTAATCGCGAGGTGAATGGCAAACCGTTAATCTATCTTGACAATGCGGCCACTTCGCAGACACCACAACAAGTGATAGACACTATTGTGGGCTATTATAGTAATTATAATGCCAACATTCACCGAGGGGTACATACACTTTCTCAAGAGGCGACGGATAAATATGAGCAGGCACGTATAAAAATCCAAAGACATTTTAATGCTGCCGAATCCCATGAAATTATTTTTACATCTGGGACAACACATAGTATAAATCTGATTGCAAATGGATTTACTTCTCTCTTAAAAAAAGGGGATGAGTTGATTGTTTCGGCCATGGAACACCATTCGAACATTGTGCCGTGGCAGATGTTATGCGAACGTACAGGAGCTGTACTAAAGGTTATTCCCATGAATGAAGATGGGGAATTGGTTATGAATGAATATTATAGTTTGTTGTCAGATAAAACCAAATTGGTTTTTTGTAATCATGTGTCAAATGCCTTGGGAACTGTAAATCCTATAAAAGAGATTATTGACCGAGCGCATGAGGTTGGAGCAGCCGTATTGATTGATGGCGCACAAGCTGCCCCTCATATTCAGGCGGATGTACAAGAATTGAATGTGGATTTTTATACGGTTTCTGCCCATAAAATGTGTGGCCCAACAGGTGTTGGCATTCTATATGGAAAAGAAAAATGGTTAAACAAATTACCACCTTATCAAGGTGGGGGTGAGATGATAGCTGAAGTCACTTTTGAAAAAACAACCTATGCTGATCTACCTCATAAATTTGAGGCTGGTACGCCAAATATTTGTGGCGGTATAGCATTTGGTGCCGCATTGGATTATATGAACTCTATTGGCATTTCCAAAATTGCTGCCTATGAGAATGAATTGTTGCAATATGCCTCAGAACGCCTATTGAGCATTGATGGTTTACGTATTTATGGAACTTCAAAAAATAAGACTTCAGTAATTTCATTTAACATCGAAGGTATTCACCCTTATGATATTGGTTCAATTCTCGATAAATTAGGGGTTGCCGTGAGAACTGGCCATCATTGTGCACAACCAATAATGGACTTTTATAAAATACCCGGTACTGTAAGGGCTAGTTTTAGCTTTTACAATACTATGGAAGAAATTGATGTTTTGGTCGAAAGTATAAAACGCGCTAAATCGATGCTTCAATAG
- a CDS encoding HesB/IscA family protein, which produces MIQVSETAKQRVISLMTEEGFDASKDYVRVGVKSGGCSGLSYELDFDNKINETDKVFEDNAVRILVDKKSFLYLVGTVLEYSGGLNGKGFVFNNPNAQRTCGCGESFSL; this is translated from the coding sequence ATGATACAAGTTTCAGAAACGGCAAAACAAAGAGTTATTAGCCTAATGACAGAAGAAGGCTTTGATGCTTCAAAGGACTATGTGCGTGTTGGTGTTAAGAGCGGAGGTTGTAGCGGATTATCTTACGAGCTGGACTTTGATAACAAAATCAATGAAACCGATAAGGTTTTTGAGGACAACGCAGTTCGAATTCTCGTTGACAAGAAAAGCTTTTTATATCTTGTAGGAACCGTTTTGGAGTATTCAGGAGGATTGAATGGAAAAGGATTTGTATTCAACAACCCTAATGCGCAACGTACCTGTGGGTGCGGCGAGAGTTTTTCATTATAA
- a CDS encoding DUF3078 domain-containing protein has translation MRKLVFTLVAILTLTATNAQTADELKALQGPKKDSIAAIQGRVDALQAKIDALPGWKKGAFGTIGANLSGFSNWYSKGQANSSAGNIGITVNGFANLNQEKFFWRNSGNVNVAWVKFDDKDDSTDDDSFKEATDVFTITSLYGQKISEKFAISALGEYRTTLLSNFNDPGYLDLGVGGTWTPITDLVIVIHPLNYNFVFSDEDAIFESSLGAKIVADYTRKIGAVNFKTNLSMFNSYKSSNLSNWTWINSLGYTIWNGIGLGFEFGLRNNKQEALNYALNGPTPDTGATFDNVDNELQTYWLFGLNYAF, from the coding sequence ATGAGAAAATTAGTATTTACTTTGGTCGCTATCTTAACATTGACAGCTACCAATGCACAAACTGCAGATGAGCTTAAAGCGCTACAAGGACCTAAAAAAGATTCTATTGCGGCAATTCAAGGAAGGGTTGATGCCCTTCAAGCAAAAATTGATGCCCTCCCCGGGTGGAAAAAAGGTGCCTTCGGTACTATTGGGGCTAACCTTTCTGGTTTTAGCAATTGGTATTCGAAAGGTCAGGCTAATTCAAGTGCTGGTAATATTGGAATTACCGTAAACGGTTTTGCCAACCTAAATCAAGAGAAGTTTTTCTGGAGAAATTCTGGTAACGTAAATGTTGCCTGGGTTAAATTCGATGATAAAGATGATTCCACGGATGATGACAGCTTCAAAGAAGCAACAGATGTATTTACAATCACATCACTTTACGGTCAAAAAATCAGTGAAAAATTTGCTATTTCTGCTTTAGGGGAATATAGAACAACTTTACTGAGCAATTTTAATGATCCTGGATATTTGGATCTTGGTGTTGGTGGAACTTGGACTCCGATTACTGATTTGGTTATTGTTATACACCCTTTGAACTACAACTTTGTATTCAGTGATGAGGATGCAATCTTCGAATCTTCTTTAGGTGCTAAAATTGTTGCTGATTATACTAGAAAAATTGGCGCTGTTAATTTCAAGACCAACCTTTCGATGTTCAACAGTTATAAATCATCTAATCTTTCAAATTGGACATGGATTAACTCATTGGGGTATACCATATGGAACGGTATTGGTTTAGGTTTTGAATTTGGTCTTAGAAACAATAAACAAGAAGCACTTAATTATGCATTGAACGGACCTACACCTGACACTGGAGCTACATTTGACAATGTTGATAATGAGTTACAAACGTATTGGCTGTTTGGACTTAATTATGCATTCTAA
- a CDS encoding SufE family protein → MGIQEIQEEIVDEFSMFEDWMQRYEYMIDLGKSLPLINEKFKTDDNIIKGCQSKVWVHAELDGDKLIFTADSDAIITKGIIAILIRVFSDQKPQDIINADTSFIDEIGLKEHLSPTRANGLVSMIKQLKMYAIAYQTQLN, encoded by the coding sequence ATGGGAATACAAGAAATACAAGAAGAAATTGTTGATGAATTCTCGATGTTCGAGGATTGGATGCAGCGCTATGAATATATGATAGACCTGGGCAAATCCCTTCCCTTGATCAATGAGAAGTTTAAGACCGATGATAATATTATCAAAGGTTGTCAAAGTAAGGTATGGGTACATGCTGAATTGGATGGTGATAAATTAATTTTTACTGCCGATAGCGATGCGATTATTACCAAGGGAATCATAGCAATATTGATTCGTGTTTTCAGTGATCAAAAACCACAGGATATTATAAATGCAGATACAAGTTTTATTGATGAAATAGGATTAAAGGAGCATTTGTCTCCGACAAGGGCAAATGGACTTGTGAGCATGATTAAACAGTTGAAAATGTATGCTATTGCATACCAAACTCAATTGAACTAA
- a CDS encoding DUF59 domain-containing protein has product MSEKINTQELGEKIVQVMKTIYDPEIPVDIYELGLIYDVFVNEDYDVKILMTLTSPNCPVAETLPVEVEEKVKSLDAVKDAMVEITFDPPWTQDLMSEEAKLELGML; this is encoded by the coding sequence ATGAGTGAAAAGATAAATACCCAGGAATTGGGAGAAAAAATAGTACAGGTCATGAAAACAATTTATGATCCAGAAATCCCTGTTGATATATATGAATTGGGATTGATTTATGACGTTTTTGTAAATGAGGATTATGATGTCAAGATTTTAATGACCTTAACATCACCTAACTGCCCTGTAGCAGAGACGCTTCCTGTTGAAGTTGAGGAAAAAGTAAAGTCACTTGATGCGGTCAAAGATGCTATGGTCGAAATTACTTTTGACCCACCTTGGACCCAAGATTTGATGAGTGAAGAAGCAAAATTGGAACTGGGGATGCTTTAA
- the sufB gene encoding Fe-S cluster assembly protein SufB — MAYTEEELKKELETKEYEYGFYTDIESDTFPKGLNENIVRAISKKKNEPEWMTDWRLEAFRIWEEMEEPEWANVHYEKPDFQAISYYSAPIAADPNKTLDDVDPDLLEMYRKLGISVDEQKKLQNVAVDIVVDSVSVATTFKKTLAEKGIIFMPISEAIQEHPELVKKYIGTVVPKTDNFYAALNSAVFTDGSFCYIPKGVKCPMELSTYFRINEGGTGQFERTLVIADKGSYVSYLEGCTAPSRDENQLHAAVVELIALDDAEIKYSTVQNWYPGNSEGKGGVYNFVTKRGICEKNSKISWTQVETGSAVTWKYPSCILKGDNSIGEFYSIAVTNNFQQADTGTKMVHIGKNTRSTIISKGISAGKSQNSYRGLVQVNRRAKNARNFSQCDSLLMGNECGAHTFPYIEAKNKTAQIEHEATTSKIGEDQIFYCNQRGIETEKAIALIVNGFSKEVLNKLPMEFAVEAQKLLEISLEGSVG; from the coding sequence ATGGCATATACTGAGGAGGAATTAAAGAAGGAGCTCGAAACCAAAGAATATGAGTATGGTTTCTATACTGATATTGAATCGGATACTTTTCCTAAAGGATTAAATGAAAATATAGTTCGAGCGATTTCTAAAAAAAAGAACGAACCTGAATGGATGACCGATTGGCGTTTGGAAGCTTTTCGTATTTGGGAAGAAATGGAAGAACCGGAGTGGGCAAATGTTCATTATGAGAAACCTGATTTTCAGGCTATCAGTTATTATTCCGCACCTATAGCAGCAGATCCAAATAAAACATTGGATGATGTGGATCCCGATTTGTTGGAAATGTATCGAAAATTAGGAATTTCTGTTGATGAGCAAAAGAAATTGCAAAATGTAGCTGTTGATATTGTAGTTGATTCCGTTTCGGTTGCAACAACTTTCAAAAAGACTTTAGCGGAAAAAGGAATTATTTTCATGCCTATTTCAGAAGCAATTCAGGAACATCCAGAGTTGGTAAAAAAATACATAGGTACTGTTGTTCCAAAGACAGATAATTTTTATGCGGCTTTAAATTCAGCTGTCTTTACAGATGGATCTTTCTGTTATATTCCAAAAGGTGTGAAGTGCCCTATGGAATTATCTACCTATTTTAGAATTAATGAAGGTGGCACAGGTCAGTTTGAAAGAACACTTGTAATTGCAGACAAAGGTAGTTACGTGAGTTATTTAGAAGGCTGCACTGCACCATCAAGGGATGAAAACCAATTACATGCAGCTGTTGTTGAGCTAATTGCGTTGGATGATGCTGAAATAAAATACTCAACGGTACAAAACTGGTATCCTGGCAATTCAGAAGGTAAAGGCGGTGTTTACAACTTTGTAACTAAACGTGGTATCTGTGAGAAGAATTCAAAGATTTCTTGGACGCAGGTAGAAACAGGTTCTGCTGTTACCTGGAAATACCCATCTTGTATTTTGAAAGGAGATAATTCGATAGGTGAATTCTATTCGATTGCTGTGACCAATAATTTTCAGCAAGCAGATACAGGCACTAAAATGGTGCATATAGGTAAGAATACTAGGAGCACGATTATCTCTAAAGGTATTTCTGCGGGTAAATCACAAAACAGTTACCGTGGGTTGGTACAAGTTAATAGGCGTGCTAAGAATGCTAGGAACTTTTCGCAATGTGATTCGCTGCTAATGGGTAATGAATGTGGTGCACATACATTCCCTTATATAGAAGCTAAAAATAAAACGGCACAAATAGAACACGAGGCGACAACAAGTAAAATTGGTGAAGACCAAATATTTTATTGTAATCAACGCGGAATTGAAACCGAAAAAGCCATTGCATTGATTGTAAATGGTTTTAGCAAGGAAGTGTTGAACAAATTGCCAATGGAGTTTGCGGTTGAGGCCCAAAAATTATTGGAAATAAGTCTTGAAGGTTCAGTAGGATAA
- a CDS encoding DUF2480 family protein, whose translation MEEEIINRVAQSQLMTIDLEDYYPVGERVLLDIKDWLHEGFVLREKDFRSSIKAHDWNQYQDKYVAMDCSSDAIVPGWAYMLIASKLQPFANKTVQGNLEQLETSLYQTIIENLDISEFKDKPVIIKGCSNKPVPPNAYLWITAKLIPVAKSVMYGEACSSVPLFKKR comes from the coding sequence GTGGAAGAGGAAATCATAAATCGTGTTGCTCAAAGTCAATTAATGACTATTGATCTTGAAGACTATTATCCAGTTGGGGAAAGGGTCTTGCTTGATATAAAAGATTGGCTTCATGAGGGCTTTGTACTTCGGGAAAAAGATTTCAGGTCCAGTATCAAAGCACATGATTGGAATCAATATCAAGACAAATATGTGGCCATGGATTGTTCTTCCGATGCAATTGTTCCTGGTTGGGCGTATATGTTAATCGCATCCAAATTGCAACCCTTTGCCAATAAAACTGTTCAAGGAAATTTGGAGCAATTGGAAACATCTTTGTACCAGACCATCATTGAAAATCTGGATATTTCGGAATTTAAGGACAAACCTGTTATTATAAAAGGGTGTAGTAATAAACCTGTCCCTCCCAATGCATATTTGTGGATAACTGCAAAACTGATTCCTGTTGCAAAAAGCGTCATGTACGGTGAGGCATGCTCTTCGGTGCCACTTTTTAAAAAGCGATAA
- the sufD gene encoding Fe-S cluster assembly protein SufD: MDLKDKLVSSFMAFENKVDVEHPVHDIRSEAIKNFEEKGFPSKKDEAWKYTSLKGLQKIDFSIFPKEVNALEYKDVKKFFLHEIESYKIVFIDGIYSSFLSETTHDGVDICLMSAALTKPMYKQVIDVYFNKIASKDETLTTLNTAFSREGAYIYIPKNKMPKKPIEILYFSTGNEASLMLQPRSLVVVEENAEVQIIERHQSLTSNEVLTNAVTEIFAAENSIIDYYKVQNDSKTASLIDNTYINQKSKSVVKVHTFSFGGKLTRNNLNFYQNGEHIDSTMKGVTILGYKQHVDHHTLVHHIEPNCESHQDYKGIYGENSTGVFNGKIIVDKIAQKTNAFQQNNNILISDKATINTKPQLEIFADDVKCSHGCTIGQLDEDALFYLQSRGIPKKEARALLMYAFANNVLASVLIPELKSRINKLIAEKLGVSLGFDL, translated from the coding sequence ATGGATTTAAAAGATAAACTGGTTTCTTCATTCATGGCATTTGAGAATAAAGTGGATGTTGAACACCCTGTTCACGATATTCGTTCCGAGGCTATCAAGAATTTCGAGGAAAAAGGTTTTCCAAGTAAAAAGGATGAAGCTTGGAAGTACACCTCATTGAAAGGTTTACAGAAAATAGATTTTAGCATTTTCCCAAAAGAGGTAAATGCCTTGGAATATAAAGATGTAAAGAAATTTTTCTTGCATGAGATTGAATCCTATAAGATTGTTTTTATTGATGGGATATATTCTTCTTTTCTTTCTGAAACCACACATGATGGAGTAGATATCTGCTTGATGAGCGCGGCGCTTACAAAGCCAATGTACAAGCAGGTGATTGATGTCTATTTTAATAAAATTGCTTCTAAGGACGAAACGCTAACAACGTTGAACACAGCGTTTAGTAGGGAAGGGGCATATATCTATATTCCCAAGAACAAAATGCCTAAAAAACCGATTGAAATCTTGTACTTTTCAACGGGAAATGAAGCTTCGTTAATGTTGCAACCAAGAAGTTTGGTTGTTGTTGAGGAAAATGCTGAGGTGCAGATTATTGAAAGGCACCAAAGTTTGACTTCCAATGAAGTTTTGACGAATGCAGTGACAGAGATTTTTGCCGCAGAGAATTCCATTATAGACTACTATAAAGTTCAAAATGATAGCAAAACGGCATCTTTGATAGACAATACATATATCAATCAAAAAAGCAAAAGTGTTGTAAAGGTGCATACCTTTTCGTTTGGCGGGAAATTGACAAGAAATAACCTGAACTTCTATCAGAATGGTGAGCATATTGATTCGACCATGAAAGGGGTTACTATATTAGGATATAAGCAACATGTTGATCACCATACGCTGGTGCACCATATTGAACCAAATTGTGAGAGTCATCAGGATTATAAGGGCATTTATGGAGAGAATTCGACCGGTGTTTTTAACGGAAAGATCATAGTCGATAAAATTGCGCAAAAGACCAACGCCTTTCAACAGAACAATAATATATTGATCAGTGATAAGGCAACAATCAACACCAAACCACAATTAGAGATTTTTGCGGATGATGTAAAATGTTCGCATGGGTGTACCATTGGGCAATTGGATGAAGATGCACTTTTTTATCTTCAATCACGGGGAATTCCTAAGAAAGAAGCAAGAGCCCTACTAATGTATGCTTTTGCCAATAATGTGTTGGCAAGTGTGCTTATTCCTGAGCTAAAATCAAGAATAAACAAATTGATTGCTGAGAAATTAGGAGTTAGTCTGGGGTTTGATTTGTAA